In Pochonia chlamydosporia 170 chromosome 3, whole genome shotgun sequence, the following are encoded in one genomic region:
- a CDS encoding ERV2 protein-like protein (similar to Metarhizium acridum CQMa 102 XP_007814143.1) yields MARRQHLSLTVALVFIFIFTITYLFSGSSKSSRIEPLKSGRDAQVPVDPKSTTTSETKTDFKIDLDAIPNLSEGDSIAPKLENATLKAELGRATWKFLHTMVARFPDKPTESDRKTLDSFFHLFGRLYPCGDCARHFREMLKKYPPQTSSRNAAAGWLCATHNMVNKRLGKEQFDCTKIGDFYDCGCGDDKDKGKGKGDEKKATRDEGHDVDVPGLGGLERQRSKAIEGL; encoded by the exons ATGGCGCGCAGGCAACATCTAAGCCTCACAGTTGCACTGGTATTCATATTCATCTTCACCATAACATACCTCTTCTCCGGAAGCTCCAAGTCCAGCCGCATTGAGCCGTTGAAGTCCGGGCGCGACGCCCAGGTCCCCGTCGATcccaaatcaaccaccactTCAGAAACCAAAACCGACTTCAAGATTGACCTAGACGCCATACCGAACCTCTCAGAAGGAGATTCCATAGCGCCCAAACTGGAAAATGCCACGCTAAA AGCAGAACTCGGCCGTGCAACTTGGAAGTTCCTCCACACCATGGTCGCCCGCTTCCCCGACAAGCCCACAGAGAGCGATCGCAAAACTCTCGACTCCTTCTTCCACCTCTTCGGCCGGTTGTACCCCTGCGGCGACTGCGCCCGCCACTTTCGCGAGATGCTCAAGAAGTACCCGCCGCAGACGAGCAGTCGCAACGCTGCAGCAGGGTGGTTGTGCGCTACGCACAACATGGTGAATAAGAGGCTTGGTAAGGAGCAGTTTGACTGTACCAAGATTGGGGACTTTTACGACTGCGGCTGCGGCGATGATAAGGATaaggggaaggggaagggggatgagaagaaggcgacgaggGATGAGGggcatgatgttgatgttcCGGGGTTGGGAGGGCTGGAGAGACAGAGGAGTAAGGCGATTGAGGGTTTATAG
- a CDS encoding proteasome component PRE3 precursor (similar to Fusarium graminearum PH-1 XP_011324194.1), producing MEFGQKGVLNEDGIHVDMDRLKKGEVNLGTSIMAVTFKDGVILGADSRTTTGAYIANRVTDKLTRVHDTIWCCRSGSAADTQAVADIVQYQLGLFAMHSGKPPMTQTAASIFQEICYANKDRLSAGLIIAGWDERFGGQVYSIPLGGSLHKQAYAIGGSGSTYIYGYCDANWKEGMEKEDAVNFVKGALREAIKWDGSSGGVIRMVVLTKEGADRHLYLPDTDYKVRHD from the exons ATGGAGTTTGGCCAAAAGGGTGTATTGAATGAAG ATGGCATccatgtcgacatggaccGCCTCAAGAAAGGAGAGGTGAA CTTGGGAACGTCGAT CATGGCTGTCACTTTCAAAGATGGTGTTATCCTGG GCGCCGATTCTCGAACCACAACCGGAGCCTACATCGCAAACCGAGTCACCGACAAACTGACCAGAGTACACGATACCATCTGGTGTTGTCGATCTGGCTCAGCAGCCGACACACAGGCCGTCGCCGACATTGTACAGTACCAGCTTGGTTTGTTTGCCATGCATAGCGGCAAGCCCCCCATGACACAAACAGCGGCATCCATCTTCCAAGAGATTTGCTACGCCAACAAGGACCGTTTATC GGCCGGCTTGATTATTGCCGGTTGGGACGAGCGATTCGGCGGCCAGGTCTACTCGATTCCGCTGGGCGGTTCGCTGCACAAGCAAGCATATGCAATTGGTGGCTCTGGTTCCACATACATCTACGGTTACTGCGACGCCAATTGGAAGGAGGgcatggagaaggaggatgcTGTGAATTTCGTCAAGGGAGCGTTGAGAGAGGCCATCAAGTGGGATGGCAGCTCGGGTGGTGTCATTCGCATGGTGGTGTTGACTAAGGAGGGAGCTGACCGACACTTGTACCTACCCGATACTGATTACAAGGTTCGACATGATTAG
- a CDS encoding cyclin-dependent protein kinase complex component (similar to Metarhizium acridum CQMa 102 XP_007814145.1) — protein MAALIGDLVPDISRFHDMIVNPSSRQNHRQHQSPPQRQRSHSRSQAQDSPPRRSSSRPRAAASTPRSQRRDEIESSATDRRNSSGAATRSPTQQRARKSAATDGTSSADGASSKFPSPPPSSSPPVASGTSPVDDAKEASMASQTGDVVSAAHQPLRNAPGSMNAAGRHQQPSPPSSQSFHIPDSSLASSSFSHAGPSSTQQTSQDSQQTVIHVRDLAHMQSLADAQMLGGSSSTSLDPNAQIKYEISGMPIADIIEMVAALLTKITTTNDLQHDAMQRNVAHQQQANQSSDSGSHMSPLSHSVLAFHGKNVPAITILSYLSRIHKYCPTTYEVFLSLLVYFDRMTERVNEIVMKSEQSRSRAASQSHPHPSGTSRGDTTMHDNAHESDESDSDLADDDDDDDAMVDSPTASGGRNESGKAATVPEDRVPVSPATYFVVDSFNIHRLIISGVTCASKFFSDVFYTNSRYAKVGGLPLAELNHLEIQFLVLNDFRLAVPVEDLEAYATMLVEFYAREVMTQKSATGA, from the exons ATGGCCGCTTTAATCGGCGACTTGGTACCTGATATCTCTCGATTTCATGATATGATTGTCAACCCGTCTTCACGGCAGAACCACCGACAGCACCAATCCCCACCTCAACGCCAGCGCTCCCACTCCCGATCGCAGGCTCAAGACTCTCCGCCACGTCGCTCTTCGAGCCGACCGCGCGCTGCTGCCTCGACTCCACGATCCCAGAGACGTGACGAGATCGAGAGCTCGGCTACCGACCGACGCAACTCTTCTGGCGCTGCGACGCGCTCACCCACGCAGCAGAGGGCACGAAAGTCTGCTGCAACCGACGGCACTTCATCGGCAGACGGAGCTTCTTCCAAGTTTCCCTCCCCGCCGCCGTCCTCATCGCCCCCAGTTGCCAGTGGTACGTCGCCGGTCGATGATGCGAAGGAGGCTTCAATGGCATCACAGACCGGAGACGTTGTCTCTGCAGCCCATCAGCCTCTGCGCAATGCCCCAGGCTCAATGAACGCGGCTGGACGGCATCAGCAACCGTCGCCGCCATCCAGCCAAAGTTTTCACATACCCGACTCTTCGTTAGCATCCTCATCTTTTAGCCACGCTGGGCCGAGCTCAACACAGCAGACATCGCAAgacagccaacaaacagTCATTCATGTCCGGGATTTGGCGCATATGCAGAGCTTGGCAGATGCTCAGATGCTGGGGGGAAGCAGCTCTACATCATTGGATCCAAATGCCCAAATCAAGTATGAAATCAGTGGGATGCCCATCGCTGATATTATTGAAATGGTGGCTGCCTTGCTCACCAAGAtaaccaccaccaacgaccTGCAACACGATGCCATGCAGCGAAACGTTGcgcaccagcagcaagctaACCAGTCAAGCGACTCTGGTTCCCACATGAGTCCCCTAAGTCATTCTGTGTTGGCGTTTCATGGCAAAAACGTTCCTGCGATTACAATCTTGAGCTACCTCTCCCGCATACACAAGTACTGCCCGACGACCTACGAGGTGTTCCTCAGCTTGCTAGTCTACTTTGATCGTATGACGGAGCGTGTCAATGAAATCGTCATGAAGAGCGAGCAATCGCGAAGTCGAGCGGCATCACAATCGCACCCCCATCCTTCTGGGACATCGCGCGGAGACACTACGATGCACGACAATGCTCACGAATCTGACGAGAGCGATTCGGACTTggcagacgacgatgacgatgacgacgccaTGGTAGACTCCCCTACAGCATCAGGCGGACGAAACGAGTCTGGAAAGGCTGCGACTGTACCGGAGGATCGAGTCCCAGTTAGTCCCGCAACATATTTCGTGGTcgacagcttcaacatccacagATTGATTATTTCTGGGGTGACTTGTGCTAGCAAGTTCTTTTCCGACGTCTTTTACACCAATTCTCGATACGCCAAG GTCGGAGGTCTCCCTCTTGCTGAGCTGAACCATCTCGAAATTCAGTTCCTCGTCCTCAACGACTTCCGCCTAGCCGTCCCCGTGGAGGACCTCGAAGCATACGCAACCATGCTGGTTGAATTTTATGCCCGTGAAGTAATGACGCAAAAGTCGGCAACAGGAGCGTAG